AATCTCTGCGTCCCGATCCCCGTGGTGCGCGAGAATACGAGGGCGCGCCGGGGATGCTGGTATTCCTGGAGCTTTTCGAACAGCGCGCGTGAATAGTAGAAACCGTACATGTTGTGGAATTCGCCCACCGCCAGCCCCTTCGATGAGACCGCGCCCTCGGGCAGATACTCTCCACCGTCGTTTTTAAAGAAGCTCACCCCCTGCCGCAACAAGGGCTTGTGCATCTCGAACCACCAGTCCACGGCGTCGGGGTTCGTGAAGTCGAGTGCCCCCGCCCTCCCCAGCCACCAGTCGACGCGGTCGTGCGCGAGAAAACCCCGCCGCTTCGCCTCCTGGTAAAGATCGTCTGCGCTGTCTTCCGCGAAAAAGGGTGTGCCGTCGGGGGCGTTCTTTACGTAGAGTCGCGCCAGTATTTTGAACAGCGGGATTCCGCGGGTATTGATATACGGGGTGTAGATGAGGCCCGCCCTCACCCCGCGCGCTTTCATGGCGGCGAGCATCCGGCGTGGATCGGGGAAAAGCGAGCCCCGCCAGCGGAAATTGTGGAAAGCCTCCTCCCAGTGATAATCGAATATAAGCGCGTCCAGGGGAATGCGGCGCTTCCGGTGCTCCTCGATGCGCGCGAGCGTCTGGTCCTGGTTTTCCACGGGGTACGCAGTGTTCCATAATCCGAAGGCCCAGCGCGGCACCATGGGGGGTCTCCCGGTGAGTGCGGTGTAGGTCGAGAGTATTCTTTTCCACGACGGACCGTGAATCACGAAGAAATCGAGCCCGCCCCCCTGGAAGCGGATCGCGAGCCTGCCCGGCGTTTCATTAATTTCCACGCGCGCGCGGTGAGCGTTCAGGATGAACACCATGTAACCGCGGTCGCTCAGGAAGCACGGGAACGCGGAATAGGTATGCTTCTTCTGCGCGAACGAAGGGGATTCCCTGTTATACAGCTCAAGGCGGCCGTTCTCCCTCCTGAAGCCGTTGAACCATTCCCCGAACCCGTAGAACCCCTCGCCGGGATGCGTGTCGATCGCGAACACCCTTTCATCGCCGCCGGCTTCTTCAAGGCGCTGCACCAGGAATTCGCCGCCCTCCCCGGAAAGATAGCGAATCGTGTTCCGGTCCGGATCATGAACGACCGACAGCTCGCCGTAGTCTATCCGCGTGCCCCCGCCCGCCTCTTCGACGCATACGCGCCTCCCGGAACCGACCGCACGATGCGGCAGGAGCACGTCGGCGGCAAAGAGCGCCTCCCCGTCGATTCCGTTATGCGAAAGCGTAATATGCACGGCGTTTTCGGCCGCGAAACAGGCCCTTCCCGCAACGGCGCCTTCATTTTTCAGGACGATGCCGGGTTTCATGATTCGGGAAGATAGCCGCTCATACCCGAGGCGTCAACCAATAATCGGGTCGCGGTCCCGGTCGAACATGAGATCAAGCCGGTGGATGCCGCCCGCGGAACTCGTAATGGTGAAGCCCATCCTGTCGAAGAGGTGGAGCATGACCTTGTTCTCAAAAAGGACTGTCGCGGTGAACCCGAGAAGTCCTTCTTTTAATGCAATGTTCTTTAAATATGCGGCAAGCAGGGTACCGATTCCGCGGTTCTGGAAATCGTCCCGAACCGCGAACGAGACCGCGGCGGTATGGGAGCGGCTGTCGACGACGTACCGGCACATCCCCAGGATCGACTCAACCGAATCCGCGGTGATGGTCGCGAGCATGACAAGCTCGCGCGTGTAGTCGATTATAAACCAGTCCTGAATGGTCTCGCGGGGGATATAGTCCATGTTCGCGAAGAAGCGGGCGTACATGCCCTTGTCCAAAAGCGCGTAGAAAAAATTCCTGATAAGCGTTTCATCGGCGATTTTCACGGGGCGAAGGAATATCGTAAAACCTCCCGGGGTGGTCTTGTACGCCTCGAGGTGCCCGGGGTATTCCCCGGCCTTCCCCGGTATAAACGCCTGTTCCCGGTGTATCAGCCCCATGCGCTTCGCCTCCTCGATGAGCCAGGGCCGGAATTCGGGCGCCGCTATGGCGATGAGCGACATCGCCCGCTCGCGCAGGTTCTTCGCGTGCAGGTGGGCGATGCCGTGCTCCGTTACGACGTAGTGCACGTCCCCGCGCACCAGGGTCGTGCTCGCACCCCCGTCCAGGCGGGGCACTATGCGGGAATGCTTCCCGTCGTTTGACGTCGAGCGGAGCGCCAGCACCGATTTGCCGCGAGGCGAGAGCGACGCGCCGCGCATGAAATCCGCCTGTCCCCCCACCCCGCTGTAATGTTGCATCCCGATCGATTCCGCGGTCGACTGTCCGGTGAGATCGATCTGGAGCGCGGAGTTGATCGCCGTAATGTTTCCCTGGGTGGCGATCACGAAGGGATTGTTCGTGTAATCGATGGGCCTGAATTCGAAGGCGGAATTTTCGTGCAGAAAGTCATACGTGTCCCTGGAGCCCATGCAAAACGCGGCGACCGTCCTCCCGCGATCGTGATGTTTCTTCGCATTGGTGACAACGCCGCGCCGCATCAGGTCGATGACGCCGTCGGTGAGGAGCTCGGTATGCACGCCAAGGTCGTGCTTTTCGCGCAGGCTCGCGAGGATCGCGTTGGGCATGCTGCCGTATCCGACCTGGATCGTGTCGCCGTCCTGAACGATGCGCGCGATATACCCCCCGATCCTTTCGGATACTTCATCCGTCGGTCCTGGATCGTACTCGAGCAGCTCCTCGTCGTGCTGTAGGATGAAATCAAGCCGGTCCGCGTGCACCATCGAGTCGCCGTACACGCAGGGCATCCTGGAATTCACCTGGGCGATCACGAGCCTCGCGTTCTCTACCGCGGCCTTAACGATATCGACGCTCACCCCCAGGCTCACCCAGTTATCAGTATACGGGAGCGAAACCTGAATGAGCGCCACGTCTATCGTGATGATCCCGCGCTTGAAAAGCCCGGGAATCTCCGAGAGAAAAATGGGGGTGTAGTCGCCCAGGCCGCTGTTTATGGTCTGCCGCGAGCTGTCGCTGATAAAAAAGGACTTGTGGCGAAAATGCCGTTCGAAGCGCTTGTCGGCGTAGGGGGCCACACCCAGGGCCCACACGTGGATGACCTCCGCGCCGAAGATATCCGTCGAGGAGTTTTCGACATGCCGGACAAGCGATTTCAGGAGATACTGGGGTTCCGCGCACGACGAGCCGATAAAAATCGAATTTCCCCTGCGTATGGCCCGGAAAATCTCGCTTTCAGGAGCGAACTTTTCGGGGTGCCGGGCCTTCAGGCCCTCAAGGTACCTGTGCATGAACACCTCCGGCTCCGCATGGGTTCGACATACCGGCTCACATATGCCATGCACACCATAGGAAGCCCCGAACCGCGGAGGGTAAATTCGCGCGGGGGGCGGCCTACGATGTCGTATTCCTTGTTTATTTGATAGCTGCCGCCTTCTTCCTGTCAACCAATTAGCGCGCGTCGGCCTTGCGGATGCCGCACATCAAAATATCTGCTTGATAAATAGGCTCACGGGTGGAAACAATATCCTGCCCAAGCCATGAAGAGAAACGCACGCATACCGCATCATGATCCCTCGCCGCCCGCCCCCGGGCGCCCGGTGCTTGACGCGCATCGCATCCTGTACCTCGCCTCCGAGGCGGGGAAGATCCTGCTGCAAAACGGCGCCGAAATTCACCGGGTGGAGGCAACCATCAACCGCGTCGCCGCGGCCTACGGGCTGGAAGAAACGGAGAGTTTCGTGACGCCCACCGGGATCATGGTATCAACCGTGGACACCAGGGGCGATACCATAACGCGCATCCGCAATATCGAGTCGCGCACGGTAAACCTTGGAAAGATCGCCGGGGTGAACGAGCTTGTCGGCTCGATAGCGGACCGCGCTCACCGGCCCCTTTCCCCCGATCTCCTGGAAAGCGGGCTTATGTCCATCGGGGATGCGCGTCCGGTCAACCGGGCGCTCCGCCTCGCCGCCGCCGCGACGGCGGCGGCCTCGTTTACGCTCATGTTCGGCGGGGGCCCCTGGGAGGTTGCCGCGGGCGCCGTTTCGGGACTGTTCGCGAGGCTCGCCTCCGAGTTCCTCTCCGGGCTCGGGGTGAACGATTTTTTCATGAACATGTGCGGGAGCGCACTCGTCACCCTGCTGTGCACCATGCTCGCCCTCCCGGGCCTGCTGGCGCGGCCGGACCTTTCAATCATAGGGGCGCTCATGCTCTTCGTCCCGGGGCTCGCGATTACCAACGCTATCCGTGACACGCTCGCGGGCGATCTCCTCTCGGGCGTCGCGCGCGGGACCGAGGCCGTCTTCGTCGCGATCGCGGTCGCGTCCGGCTCCGGGATCGCCCTCGAGATCGGCGCGCTTGCACGAAGGGCCCTGCTGTCATGATTAATACCGCGCTTCAGGTTGCCTACGCGCTTCTCGGTTCCCTCGGTTTCGGGCTGCTCTTTAATGTAGGGGGGAGCGCGCTGCCGCTCTCCGCGCTCGGGGGAGGCGTGGGGTGGGGAACGTTCCTCGCGGTTTCCGCGCTCTCCGGCAGGAAGGTGCTGGCATTTTTCCTTGCCTCGGCGGTACTTTCCGTGTACGCGGAGGCGGTAGCGCACAGGCGCGGCGACCCCGTGACCATCTACCTTGTCCCTGCGCTTATCCCCCTGGTACCCGGCAGCGGGATGTATTATACCGTCTACGAGGTCATCCAGGGAAACCCGGAACGGGCGACCGCCCTGTTCCTGGAAACGTTTTCCATAGCCTTCGTCATCGCGCTGGGCGTCGCGCTCGCCTCATCCATGGCGGCCCTGGTCCGGCGCGCACGAAAGTAAAAAGGCCGTCCCCTGCGGGGACGGCCTTCGCATTTGCACGGTTGGGACGCCTGTTATTCCGCGGGCCTTACCGAAACGGCGCGAGGTCCCTTGTCTCCATTCTCAATTTCGAACTCAACCCTCTCCCCTTCCACAAGGGTCTTGAACCCGTCTTTCTTTATACCCGAGAAGTGAACGAATACGTCGCCGCCGTCGTCGCTCGAGATGAATCCGAAACCCTTCTTCTCGTTAAACCATTTCGTGACACCTTTAGGCATGATGCTGGCTCCTTACTATTGTAGATTAGGCAATTGAGGGAGAGTACGTACGTCGGAGAGAATTATGGTCCACATCCCGCTCACGGGGTGCGACCGGTACCGCCCGACAGAACTGCACCGCTCTTTGCACGCGCACCACGATAACAGGCGGACTTTCGGCGTGTCAATTAATAATTCGCCGGAAGCGGCAAATACTTGCGGCGTATCTCATCATGACGTAGTTGCTGCGCCGGTATGAATGGCGTTCATGATGCGGCTTATAGAGTCGAAGTCTTCGCTGGATTCGAGGGAAAAGAGAAGGCCGTAGGTGTTCCTTGTCTTCCACACCACCCTGGATTTGAGCAATCCCCCCTCTCTGCCGCGTACGTGAAGGTAAATCATGTCGTCCTTTTTAAGCGCGCGTTTCGAGGCTACACAGGCCCCCGTGGCCGATATATTTTTAAGCACACAACGGTGCCGCGCGTCCATGTCGGGCGGGGCGCAGAAATAGTCCTCGCCTGTCCCGGGAATTCCCTCCCGGCGCCGCACCGCGGTCATGCGCTTCTCCCCTTGCGGCGTTCCGCCGCCGGAACGCCCGGATCGTGGTTAAAAGATGTCAATGGGCCCCTCCATTTCCCCGTCAATGAACTGCCGGGCGAATTCGTTTCCCCGGGAGAAGAAATCCCCCGTCGCCGCGCGGCAGGCGATTTTCCCCCCGTACATGAGCGCGACCGAATGCGATATCTTGCGCACAACTGCCAGGTCATGGGTGACCACGATGGAGGTCGTCCGGTACGCACGGGTGATTTCCAGGATAAGGTCGGCAATCGAGTCCGAGAGTATGGGATCCAGCCCCGCGGTCGGATCGTCGTAGAGTATGACCTCCGGGTTGAGGCACATGGCGCGCGCGAGTCCCACCCGTTTCTGCATGCCGCCCGAAAGCTCGGAGGGAAGCTTTTCCTCGCTCCCGCCCAGTCCCACGCGGGAGAGCGATTCGGTCACCTTTCGCACTATATCGTCCTCCGTCTCTCCGCGCCTCCTCAGGCCGAACGCCACGTTGTCGAACACGTTCATGGAGTCGAAGAGTCCCCCTTTCTGGAACACGTACGCCAGGGTGAACGGGGGACGCGATCCCCGCTCCCCCGCGCGCGGAACGTATCCCCTCATGTCGAACCCGTCGATGAGGATGCGTCCCTCGTAACCCGCGACAAGACCCGCGATGGTCTTGAGCAGCACCGATTTCCCGCATCCGTTCTTGCCGAGCACGGCCATGAGCTCGCCGCGCTCCACCTCGAGATCGATGCCGTCCAGCACCGTGCGCCCGTCGAATCCCACCGCAAGTCCCGTCACCGCGATCACTGGTATTTCCGCTCCCTGTAGCTGCGAATGTCCGCGAGGATATTCAGGTAGGATTCGTACCGGTCCTCGTGGATATAGCCCTCTTCCAGCAGATGCTTCACCGCGCATCCCGGTTCGTGGTCGTGGGTGCACGGAATGAACTGGCATTCTTTTCCCCGCTCGCGGAACTCGTAGAAGTATTCCCCCGCCAGGTGGGGCTCGATATCCATGAGCCCGAATTCGCGCAAGCCCGGTGTGTCTATGATCGAGGTATCCCCGCCGGTGTAGACGACTTCAACGTTGGTGGTGGTATGCCTGCCCTTCCCCGTGCTCGGCGAAACCTCCGCGACCCTGAGGTCAAGGCCCTTGTAGAGCTTGTTCATGAGGGTGGACTTCCCCACGCCCGAATAACCCACCAGGAGCGAGGTCTTCGTGTCCAGCATCTCCTTCAGGAATTCCAGGTTTTCGCCGTTGAGTGCGCTCACCATCACGACGTCTATGGGCGCGTTTGCGTAGTACTCCCCGACGTAGTCGACCGTCTCCTGGTCCGCCAGGTCCGCCTTGTTGATGCAGAGCACCGTCGCGATGCCCCCCACGGCACCGCGTACCGAGAGCCGGTCGACGAACCGGAGGTTCAGGCCCGGCTGGCGGAACGACTGTATCACCACGATCTGGTCGATATTGCTCGCGATGATGTCCTCGCGCTTGTTGCGGCCCTTTTCCTTGCGCGAAAACACGGTCTTCCGGGGAAGCACGTCGTGAATGGTGCCGGACTGGGGATCCTGGAGCTCGAACTCCACCATGTCTCCCACCGCGACCGGATCGCTGAACCTGCCCAGGTCTTTCCTCTGGCGCAGCTTCCCCCGCAGCACGCAATTCACGCTGCCCCCGTCGTGCCGGACCAGGTAATACAGCCCGTAAACCTTTATGACCTTGCCCGTCACCGGGCCTTCAGCCCGTATCTCGTTTTCATACAATAACTATACCCGGGAACCCCGCCCCGTGCCAACCATTTAATTGGAAATACGGCACGGGGGGCGTCTCCATACCCCGATGGCCGTTCACCACGCGGCATACCGCATGTTCAACTGAATTCAAGGATTGGGGGGCCGATGCGCGATTCGGCGTAAAAAAAATCTAAAGTTTTTCTATGCCCGCGCCGATAGTGATACTACAAGGTTAAATATGGTAATTCCCTCCCGAATTACAACTATATTTAATTCTTGGCACTGCGCGTAAGTTTTTACATGGAAGGCAGAATAGCCGCCCAGCTATTCTGCCTTTTATCTTTTTTCGGATCCCCCTTCCGGCAGCTTCTCGAGCGCGACCGGCGTAAATCCCCTGATATCGCCCACCACGTATCCAAGGTTCCCAAGCCTCTGCACCTCGAAGGTAACCAGGTATTCCGCGCCTTCACGCGCGTTGAGGAGCATCGAGGCGAACGCCTCATCCTTCATCCGCGGGGCGATATCGAACTCCAGGTCGTAATTCTTCCTGTCGTAAAACACGATCTTCCTGAAAATGTAGTCCACCAGCTTGAGCTTGAGCCTGAGCGTGATCGTTTTCCCCTTCCAGGAATCCATCTTTTCCGCGAGCTCACCAAGCGTGATGTTCTCGTAGGCCCCCGCCGGGCCCGGCACGCCGGTCAATGCGAATAAAAGCATGCACAGTGACACCAGTCGCTTCATTAACTGCCTCCCGCCGGAATTTCTGAAATGGTACGCGTGCGGCGGGCGCGCTTCAATCACAATTCGCCCCGTGAACGCAAAAACGCCGATTAATCCTTGACATTCGCCCAATTTCTGAACACGTTCATTTTTCACCGTGCAGTATATCGGACCATCACCGGGGAAACGCGCGGCGCAGGCCGGTTCCCAGGGACCAGGAGACACGCCATGAGAAGCGATTTGATGAAGAAGGGACTCCAGAAGGCGCCACACCGTTCGCTCTTCCGCGCGACCGGCCTCACCGACGAGGAGCTTGCGCGTCCCATCATAGGCATCGCGAACTCCGCGAACGAGATCATACCCGGCCACATCCACCTGGACTCGCTGGTCGCCGCCGTGAAAAAGGGCGTGATCGCCGCCGGGGGAACGCCGCTCGAGTTCTCCACGATTGGCGTGTGCGACGGGATCGCGATGAACCATTCGGGCATGAAATACAGCCTGGGCTCGCGCGAGCTCATCGCCGACTCGATCGAGATCATGGCGATGGGACACCCCTTTGACGGCCTGGTCCTGGTCCCCAACTGCGACAAGATCATACCGGGCATGATCATCGCCGCGGTCAAGATGGACATCCCCGCTATCCTCGTGAGCGGCGGCCCCATGCTTGCGGGCCGCCTCCACGGGAAGGTCGTATCGGTTTCCAACATGTTCGAGGCGGTCGGGAAGGTCGCGAAGAACCTCATGTCGCCCGACGAGCTCTACGAGCTCGAATGCGCAGCGTGCCCGGGCGCAGGCTCCTGCGCGGGGCTCTTCACCGCGAACTCGATGAACTGCCTCTCGGAGGCCCTGGGGCTCGCCCTCCCCTACAACGGGACCATCCCCGCCGTCATGGCCGACCGCATACGGCTCGCCAAGGCGGCAGGGGGTCAGATACTCGAATTGGTCAAAAAGAAAATCACCCCCCGCACAATCGTGACGCGCAAGGCGATAGAGAACGCCCTGGCGGTCGACATGGCCATCGGCGGATCGTCGAACACGGCGCTGCATATCCCCGCGATCGCGCATTACGCGGGGATAGACCTCACGCTTAAGGACATCAATCCGATCTCCGAAAAGACGCCGCACCTGTGCACCCTCTCGCCCGCTGGCCCGCACCACATGGAGGACCTGCACGACGCGGGCGGCGTCCCCGCCGTCATGAACGAGCTCCTGAAACACGGGCTCCTGCATCCCGGCTGCATGACCGTCACCGGCAAGACCGTGGCGAAAAACGTGGAGGGCCGCGAGATCGAGAACCGGGAGGTCATACGGCCCGTCGACAAGCCCGTACACCGGGACGGGGGACTTGCGGTCCTCACCGGTAACATCGCGCCGGACGGCTGTATCGTCAAGCAGGGGGCAGTGGATCCGACCATGCTCAGGCGCAAGGGCACGGCGCGCGTGTTCACCTCCGAGGAGGACGCCGTGAAGGCGATCATGGCAGACAAGATCGCAAAGGGCGACGTCGTAGTCATCATCTACGAGGGTCCGCAGGGCGGGCCCGGCATGAGGGAGATGCTCACGCCCACCTCCATCATCGCGGGAATGGGCATGGACAAGGACGTCGCGCTCATCACCGACGGGCGCTTCTCCGGCGCCACGCGCGGGGCCGCGATCGGCCACATCTCGCCGGAGGCTATGGCGGGCGGTCCCATCGCGATCGTGCGCGACGGCGACATTATCGAGATCGATATCCCAGGAAAGTCGATAAACGTGAAGCTTTCGGACGCGGAGATTAAGGAGCGGCTGGCAAAATGGAAGGCGCCCAAACCCAAGATTACGAAGGGTTACATGGCGCGTTACGCGAAGCTGGTAAGCTCAGCCGACAGGGGCGCGGTGTTTGAGTCGTAGGGGGATGCCGCCGCCTCACGGCCACGGCGTCCAGTCCCCCCAGTTCTTGAGGTAATGGTCGTAGGCGCCCACCTTCTCTTTGTTCACGAAAAGGTAGTCCCTGGTCTTCTGCACGATCTCCTGCTCGGCCTCAAGGCCGAGCTCCCCGAGGAGCACGCGGGTACGCAGGAACACGAAGTAGGTGTCCAGCACGTCCTGTATGCAGTAATCGTTGATCTCCTTGAGCTTCCCCTGCCGGTGCATCTCGTGCACCTGGTCTCCGCTCGTTTCGGTCTTGCCGGGTTTGCCCAGGGCCTTCGCGAGGAGGTTGAGCCCCCCGTTCATACGCACGGCGTTGTAGTTCGAAAGCCAGTCGTGCAGGTCGATATGCCTGGTCCCGAAACGGAAGCGCGTCCCGAACTTGTCCCTCATGTGGCGCTTGACAGTGAGGCCGTACCGGAAGGCCATCAATTCGAGCAGGGGTATATCGAACCCCCTGCCGTTGAAGCTCACAAGCGCGGCCTCGCCGTAGAGTTTCTCGGTGCCGTGCCAGAAGAGGCGGA
Above is a genomic segment from Spirochaetota bacterium containing:
- a CDS encoding glycoside hydrolase family 31 protein, yielding MKPGIVLKNEGAVAGRACFAAENAVHITLSHNGIDGEALFAADVLLPHRAVGSGRRVCVEEAGGGTRIDYGELSVVHDPDRNTIRYLSGEGGEFLVQRLEEAGGDERVFAIDTHPGEGFYGFGEWFNGFRRENGRLELYNRESPSFAQKKHTYSAFPCFLSDRGYMVFILNAHRARVEINETPGRLAIRFQGGGLDFFVIHGPSWKRILSTYTALTGRPPMVPRWAFGLWNTAYPVENQDQTLARIEEHRKRRIPLDALIFDYHWEEAFHNFRWRGSLFPDPRRMLAAMKARGVRAGLIYTPYINTRGIPLFKILARLYVKNAPDGTPFFAEDSADDLYQEAKRRGFLAHDRVDWWLGRAGALDFTNPDAVDWWFEMHKPLLRQGVSFFKNDGGEYLPEGAVSSKGLAVGEFHNMYGFYYSRALFEKLQEYQHPRRALVFSRTTGIGTQRFPAIFLGDQTPRPAHIAATMRCGLNMSLMGFSYWGADVFGLYRSPSAGMHRLYCQWALFSPVARYFSAPHDPLRNPWGRGRDCEENFRAHAHLRMRLLPHYYRLAFEAWSTGVPIVRPLCLEFQDDPGTRGVADQVMIGESLMLAPVMRKRSRTRRVYFPAGAWYSWWTNERFDGPAWKDVPVRPDRAPLFVRGGFPLVLGPALQHVPDDHRFGELEIHCYPPWQGRTVLYDDDGTTLAYKQGAYSTQAITVKRDRGLIRLTVEKQRGTFQGAPMKKNITLVLHDIDRVRGALMRGARPGNAAKWSYDEQSRSLTVAFPVTMDRPGIIEIE
- a CDS encoding GNAT family N-acetyltransferase produces the protein MHRYLEGLKARHPEKFAPESEIFRAIRRGNSIFIGSSCAEPQYLLKSLVRHVENSSTDIFGAEVIHVWALGVAPYADKRFERHFRHKSFFISDSSRQTINSGLGDYTPIFLSEIPGLFKRGIITIDVALIQVSLPYTDNWVSLGVSVDIVKAAVENARLVIAQVNSRMPCVYGDSMVHADRLDFILQHDEELLEYDPGPTDEVSERIGGYIARIVQDGDTIQVGYGSMPNAILASLREKHDLGVHTELLTDGVIDLMRRGVVTNAKKHHDRGRTVAAFCMGSRDTYDFLHENSAFEFRPIDYTNNPFVIATQGNITAINSALQIDLTGQSTAESIGMQHYSGVGGQADFMRGASLSPRGKSVLALRSTSNDGKHSRIVPRLDGGASTTLVRGDVHYVVTEHGIAHLHAKNLRERAMSLIAIAAPEFRPWLIEEAKRMGLIHREQAFIPGKAGEYPGHLEAYKTTPGGFTIFLRPVKIADETLIRNFFYALLDKGMYARFFANMDYIPRETIQDWFIIDYTRELVMLATITADSVESILGMCRYVVDSRSHTAAVSFAVRDDFQNRGIGTLLAAYLKNIALKEGLLGFTATVLFENKVMLHLFDRMGFTITSSAGGIHRLDLMFDRDRDPIIG
- a CDS encoding threonine/serine exporter, with amino-acid sequence MKRNARIPHHDPSPPAPGRPVLDAHRILYLASEAGKILLQNGAEIHRVEATINRVAAAYGLEETESFVTPTGIMVSTVDTRGDTITRIRNIESRTVNLGKIAGVNELVGSIADRAHRPLSPDLLESGLMSIGDARPVNRALRLAAAATAAASFTLMFGGGPWEVAAGAVSGLFARLASEFLSGLGVNDFFMNMCGSALVTLLCTMLALPGLLARPDLSIIGALMLFVPGLAITNAIRDTLAGDLLSGVARGTEAVFVAIAVASGSGIALEIGALARRALLS
- a CDS encoding threonine/serine exporter, giving the protein MINTALQVAYALLGSLGFGLLFNVGGSALPLSALGGGVGWGTFLAVSALSGRKVLAFFLASAVLSVYAEAVAHRRGDPVTIYLVPALIPLVPGSGMYYTVYEVIQGNPERATALFLETFSIAFVIALGVALASSMAALVRRARK
- a CDS encoding cold-shock protein, producing the protein MPKGVTKWFNEKKGFGFISSDDGGDVFVHFSGIKKDGFKTLVEGERVEFEIENGDKGPRAVSVRPAE
- a CDS encoding PilZ domain-containing protein, which encodes MTAVRRREGIPGTGEDYFCAPPDMDARHRCVLKNISATGACVASKRALKKDDMIYLHVRGREGGLLKSRVVWKTRNTYGLLFSLESSEDFDSISRIMNAIHTGAATTS
- a CDS encoding ATP-binding cassette domain-containing protein, with amino-acid sequence MPVHSVHPRPRTGMRGEASAGRGLYPRGPVRILPEYPRGHSQLQGAEIPVIAVTGLAVGFDGRTVLDGIDLEVERGELMAVLGKNGCGKSVLLKTIAGLVAGYEGRILIDGFDMRGYVPRAGERGSRPPFTLAYVFQKGGLFDSMNVFDNVAFGLRRRGETEDDIVRKVTESLSRVGLGGSEEKLPSELSGGMQKRVGLARAMCLNPEVILYDDPTAGLDPILSDSIADLILEITRAYRTTSIVVTHDLAVVRKISHSVALMYGGKIACRAATGDFFSRGNEFARQFIDGEMEGPIDIF
- the rsgA gene encoding ribosome small subunit-dependent GTPase A, which gives rise to MYENEIRAEGPVTGKVIKVYGLYYLVRHDGGSVNCVLRGKLRQRKDLGRFSDPVAVGDMVEFELQDPQSGTIHDVLPRKTVFSRKEKGRNKREDIIASNIDQIVVIQSFRQPGLNLRFVDRLSVRGAVGGIATVLCINKADLADQETVDYVGEYYANAPIDVVMVSALNGENLEFLKEMLDTKTSLLVGYSGVGKSTLMNKLYKGLDLRVAEVSPSTGKGRHTTTNVEVVYTGGDTSIIDTPGLREFGLMDIEPHLAGEYFYEFRERGKECQFIPCTHDHEPGCAVKHLLEEGYIHEDRYESYLNILADIRSYRERKYQ
- the ilvD gene encoding dihydroxy-acid dehydratase, with product MRSDLMKKGLQKAPHRSLFRATGLTDEELARPIIGIANSANEIIPGHIHLDSLVAAVKKGVIAAGGTPLEFSTIGVCDGIAMNHSGMKYSLGSRELIADSIEIMAMGHPFDGLVLVPNCDKIIPGMIIAAVKMDIPAILVSGGPMLAGRLHGKVVSVSNMFEAVGKVAKNLMSPDELYELECAACPGAGSCAGLFTANSMNCLSEALGLALPYNGTIPAVMADRIRLAKAAGGQILELVKKKITPRTIVTRKAIENALAVDMAIGGSSNTALHIPAIAHYAGIDLTLKDINPISEKTPHLCTLSPAGPHHMEDLHDAGGVPAVMNELLKHGLLHPGCMTVTGKTVAKNVEGREIENREVIRPVDKPVHRDGGLAVLTGNIAPDGCIVKQGAVDPTMLRRKGTARVFTSEEDAVKAIMADKIAKGDVVVIIYEGPQGGPGMREMLTPTSIIAGMGMDKDVALITDGRFSGATRGAAIGHISPEAMAGGPIAIVRDGDIIEIDIPGKSINVKLSDAEIKERLAKWKAPKPKITKGYMARYAKLVSSADRGAVFES
- a CDS encoding 3'-5' exonuclease, translated to MKARIQIRAFLLCARPQNDKEGCKMAIQPQPQDDVKYLVFDIESVPDGRLIKMVRHPGEDISEEEAVAAFQKELLANSGGMSEFIPVTFQYPVSICVAKVRGDFSLVEVVSLDAPQHRAREMVRLFWHGTEKLYGEAALVSFNGRGFDIPLLELMAFRYGLTVKRHMRDKFGTRFRFGTRHIDLHDWLSNYNAVRMNGGLNLLAKALGKPGKTETSGDQVHEMHRQGKLKEINDYCIQDVLDTYFVFLRTRVLLGELGLEAEQEIVQKTRDYLFVNKEKVGAYDHYLKNWGDWTPWP